The following is a genomic window from Bordetella sp. H567.
GTGCGGATGAAATCGGTGCGGTTGGCATAAAAGCCTTCCGACACCAGAAGATCGATTTGCCCGAGGTCCACGAATCCCAGATTGATCGTGATCTTTTCCGAGTCGGGGACCTTGTAGGGCCGGGCGGGGGTGAGTTTTGATGGCATGACACCATCCTAGCACCATCCCGCTGGATGGCGCACGGATGGTTTCTTCTTCTTACTTGGAGCTCCGGCACGGAGGAATGCACGCTCGCGGCCTGTGCCCCGGCCGCGACAGGGACCCGGAATTATTGTTTCGACTATTGTGTTGACACCTGCGCCAGTGCCGCCCATAGTGGAAAGAAGATCTTCAAGTACCGCGATTTTGCGTCGTTCTTAGACCGCTACGCTAGAGCTGACAAGTCCTCTCCTTGATTATCTTGGTGCGAAGGGATATTCCTTCCGTTTCAAGGAGAGCGCCATGCAAACAGGCACGGTCAAATGGTTCAACGCCGAAAAGGGCTTTGGTTTCATCACCCCTGAAGACGGCGGCAAGGACGTTTTCGTACACATATCGGCAATCAACGGCGAACAGACACTCGCCGAGAACCAGCGCGTCAGCTACACGCCCGAACAAGGCGCCAAGGGACCGCAAGCAACGAACGTCCGAATACTGAAATAAAGCCCTCCGACGGAGGGCTTTTTTGTGTTCGACCGCTGGCACCGTGCGGTGCCAGCGGTCTAAATCAACCTGGCGAGGCGTCACATGCTTCAGAACAACACAGTCTATAAAGGCTATCGGCTTAGCGCCAAGATCGCGCGGTCCGCGGTCAACGGTCCGGCTAAGTTCGCGGCCACGATCAACGTCGGCATTGCGTCCTCGGCGGCCGCGTCGGGTGACAGCTACGAGGTACCGCGGTTCGCGGACGGAGCCTTCGTCATCAGCCCGGGCGAAGCCATACATGCCGCCATTCTGTTCGGCCGAACCGTGGTCGACGGGCTCCAGGCCCCCCGCAAACCCGTGTAGGCTGGGTATGCCGGGAACGGAGGAGACGGCGAAGACGAGGCCTGGCGAGACGAGGCGACGGCAAGCCGGCCTGCCGCGCTCAGGGAAAACCACGGTTGCCGCCCCTAGACGGGCGGCTTAAATTTTGCCCTATTGTGCTTTAAAACATAACTTTATGAAGAAGCGCGCTACTCCATCGGTGCTGCGCCGAAGCCGCGTCCCGCTCTATCTGCAGGTGGCCAGCCTGATGCGTCAGAAGATCGAGAGCCAGCAATGGGCATACGGCTCGCAGATTCCCACCCTCGATGAGCTGGAAAAGGAATACGAGGTGTCGCGCATTACCCTGCGGGCGGCACTGAATCAACTGGAGGAGTCGGGAATCGTGCGGCGTACGCGCGGGCTCGGTACCTTTGTGGCCAAGGATCTTTCATCGCAGCGCTGGTTCAAGCTGCCCAATACCTTCGAGGAACTCGTCGATACCGTCGCCAACCTGAAGATCCGCCTGCTGCACATCGAGCCGGCGCAGCACCGCCTGGTGCCGGCCTTTCCCTTCGGCAAGGTGGGGCCGGCCTATCACCGGCTGCGGCGGGTGCACTACCACGACGATGTGCCGTACTGCCTGATCGATATCTACCTGGACAAGGTGATCTTCGACTCCGATCCGCAGGCCTTCAGCAATGCAACGGTGGT
Proteins encoded in this region:
- a CDS encoding cold-shock protein, coding for MQTGTVKWFNAEKGFGFITPEDGGKDVFVHISAINGEQTLAENQRVSYTPEQGAKGPQATNVRILK
- a CDS encoding GntR family transcriptional regulator, yielding MKKRATPSVLRRSRVPLYLQVASLMRQKIESQQWAYGSQIPTLDELEKEYEVSRITLRAALNQLEESGIVRRTRGLGTFVAKDLSSQRWFKLPNTFEELVDTVANLKIRLLHIEPAQHRLVPAFPFGKVGPAYHRLRRVHYHDDVPYCLIDIYLDKVIFDSDPQAFSNATVVPQLAARTDIAIAGARQIMRITVSDEDTAGHLDIGVSDPIADVCRALVDEDDRIIYYAHIQYPAQMIQIETDLMTDARRRRKVRPSA